Proteins from a genomic interval of Flammeovirgaceae bacterium SG7u.111:
- a CDS encoding TonB-dependent receptor produces MKKRKLLLIALLLGYVSISWAQTKISGVVTDERNDPLPGVNILIKGTSIGTITDVQGKYSLEVPNQNSVLVFSFIGFLPHEVSVGNNSVIDVSLNLDITSLEEVVVIGYGEVEKKDVTGAIGSVESKDIVRANPVQAAKAIQGQAAGVIVTKQNSRPGAGYNINIRGLSSINYSNEPLVVIDGVMGGDINALNPADIESMDILKDASSTAIYGSRGANGVIIISTKRGKKGKPVVSYDGYVGVKTPAHLPEMMNAQQFYKASVTDRELNGYPQGRTFTSTELDMVESGRNTDWLDEISGSTLQTNHSLSVGGGSENTNYHFSGGYLNEGGALDNTKFKRYNIKGSLDSKLTKFLNVGFTANYSVAKTELGSNEALRSAYRARPTGVAMYDDVLNPDENQDFSWNGYAAWMGINDKQVLNPLIEKDADNFQDETRADNFFGNAYIELVPVQGLSIRSSFSTNINNSRWGQFRGTMTKDRKTTLLPRAFRQTDDKSNYTLDNIITYKKKSGDHDFTITGVQSSFQERNEEMDSYVDELPYSSLWYAFGTGRPVQLDTKLTERTLLSYMGRVIYGFKDKYLLTLTGRWDGASQLSEGNKWDFFPSVALAWRLGDEDFIQNVDAISNMKFRVSYGFVGNSAVDPYSTQARLLKTVYDFDGSPAFGFAPENLADNSLGWEKSQELNIGIDMGFINDRITATLEVYNRKTVDLIYQEQIPTSSGFSSVTTNIGEVANRGIELSLNTVNIAKDRFTWATNINFAKNVNEVLSIGSDGIQADIATGLFVGHPLEAHYDYEFEGIWQLDEESEAAEYSQVPGSVKVVDQNDDGIISSNEGMDDRKIIGSEQPNWTMGMTNKFTYGNFDLSFLIYTSQGAMFRNSMLSGTMGDIGGGRYNVLNLNYWTINNPTNDYYGPGVPNPHKSAIQYQDASFVRVSDITLGYTLPRTTLDKMGFSKFRMYAQVSNPFVFHNFDGMDPEFNSSTYNDGIPTATYLLGLNLSF; encoded by the coding sequence ATGAAAAAACGCAAACTATTATTGATTGCCTTACTATTAGGCTATGTGAGCATTTCCTGGGCTCAGACCAAAATTTCAGGAGTAGTAACAGACGAAAGGAACGATCCACTTCCTGGCGTAAACATCCTTATTAAAGGAACTTCAATTGGTACAATAACAGACGTTCAAGGTAAATATTCACTTGAAGTGCCAAATCAGAACTCTGTATTAGTATTTAGTTTTATAGGGTTTCTACCTCATGAAGTCAGCGTTGGAAACAACTCCGTAATAGACGTTTCCTTGAATCTTGATATCACCTCACTGGAAGAAGTTGTAGTTATTGGCTATGGTGAGGTTGAAAAGAAAGATGTTACAGGAGCAATAGGCTCTGTTGAGTCAAAGGATATTGTGCGTGCAAATCCAGTACAGGCTGCTAAGGCTATTCAGGGTCAGGCTGCCGGTGTGATTGTCACTAAGCAGAACAGCCGACCAGGAGCAGGGTATAACATTAATATTCGAGGTTTAAGTTCGATTAATTACAGCAACGAGCCATTGGTGGTAATTGATGGTGTGATGGGCGGAGATATAAATGCGCTCAACCCAGCGGATATTGAATCTATGGATATTCTGAAGGATGCGTCATCTACTGCTATTTACGGCTCTAGAGGAGCAAATGGCGTGATTATTATCTCTACCAAAAGAGGTAAAAAAGGTAAGCCAGTAGTAAGCTATGATGGTTATGTTGGAGTTAAGACTCCTGCCCACCTTCCCGAAATGATGAATGCGCAACAGTTCTACAAGGCTAGCGTGACTGATCGTGAATTAAATGGATATCCTCAGGGTCGTACTTTCACTTCAACCGAACTTGACATGGTTGAGTCCGGAAGGAACACAGATTGGCTTGATGAAATTTCCGGATCAACATTACAAACAAATCATTCCTTATCTGTGGGTGGAGGAAGCGAAAATACCAACTACCATTTTTCAGGTGGATATTTGAATGAAGGAGGTGCTTTGGATAATACAAAATTCAAGCGATACAACATCAAGGGAAGTTTAGATAGTAAGTTAACTAAGTTCCTAAATGTTGGTTTTACGGCTAATTATAGTGTTGCCAAAACAGAATTAGGTTCTAATGAGGCATTGAGAAGTGCTTACCGTGCACGTCCGACTGGTGTCGCCATGTATGATGATGTGCTTAACCCAGATGAAAACCAGGATTTCTCCTGGAATGGCTATGCTGCATGGATGGGCATCAATGATAAGCAGGTATTAAATCCCCTTATCGAAAAAGATGCTGATAATTTTCAGGATGAAACAAGGGCTGATAATTTCTTTGGTAATGCTTATATAGAATTGGTTCCTGTACAAGGATTATCGATCCGATCTTCCTTTTCTACAAATATTAACAATTCTAGGTGGGGTCAATTTAGAGGAACAATGACCAAGGATCGAAAAACTACTCTATTGCCAAGAGCCTTTCGCCAAACGGATGACAAATCCAATTATACACTGGATAATATAATCACCTATAAAAAGAAGAGTGGTGATCATGATTTCACGATTACTGGTGTACAAAGTAGCTTCCAAGAGCGAAATGAAGAAATGGATAGCTATGTAGATGAGCTACCATATAGTTCATTATGGTATGCCTTTGGAACTGGAAGGCCTGTCCAATTAGACACAAAACTAACCGAAAGAACTTTGCTTTCATATATGGGAAGGGTTATTTACGGTTTCAAAGATAAATACCTGCTGACACTTACCGGCCGGTGGGATGGCGCTTCTCAGCTTAGTGAAGGTAACAAATGGGACTTTTTCCCTTCAGTCGCCCTTGCATGGAGATTGGGAGACGAAGATTTTATCCAAAATGTGGATGCTATTTCTAACATGAAATTCCGGGTGAGTTATGGTTTTGTGGGAAATAGTGCGGTAGATCCTTACAGTACCCAGGCAAGACTGCTCAAAACAGTCTATGATTTTGATGGTTCACCGGCTTTTGGTTTTGCTCCGGAAAATCTGGCTGATAATTCTCTGGGCTGGGAAAAAAGCCAGGAATTGAATATCGGTATTGATATGGGATTCATCAATGACAGGATTACCGCTACTTTGGAGGTTTATAATCGAAAAACAGTTGATTTGATCTATCAGGAACAAATTCCGACTTCTTCAGGCTTTAGCAGTGTAACCACAAACATTGGTGAGGTAGCCAATAGAGGAATTGAGTTATCGCTTAATACGGTTAATATCGCCAAAGATAGATTCACCTGGGCCACAAATATCAACTTTGCCAAAAATGTTAATGAAGTACTCTCTATTGGTAGTGATGGAATACAGGCAGATATAGCTACCGGTCTTTTTGTAGGTCATCCCTTAGAAGCGCACTATGACTATGAATTTGAGGGGATCTGGCAATTAGATGAAGAATCGGAGGCTGCTGAGTATAGTCAGGTACCAGGTTCGGTAAAGGTAGTCGATCAAAATGATGATGGCATTATTTCTTCAAATGAGGGCATGGATGACAGGAAAATCATTGGTTCAGAACAGCCTAATTGGACAATGGGTATGACGAATAAGTTCACTTACGGAAACTTCGACCTTTCTTTCCTGATCTATACCAGCCAAGGAGCCATGTTTAGAAATAGTATGCTAAGTGGCACTATGGGTGATATAGGTGGCGGAAGATATAATGTACTGAACCTCAATTACTGGACGATTAACAATCCTACCAATGATTACTACGGACCAGGCGTTCCAAACCCTCATAAGTCCGCAATCCAATATCAGGATGCAAGTTTTGTAAGAGTCTCTGATATTACTCTCGGTTATACCTTGCCACGGACAACGTTGGACAAAATGGGCTTTAGCAAATTTAGGATGTACGCCCAAGTTAGCAACCCATTTGTTTTCCACAATTTTGACGGGATGGATCCGGAATTTAATTCCAGCACTTACAATGATGGTATACCAACGGCAACCTATCTGTTAGGTCTAAACCTCTCATTCTAA
- a CDS encoding molybdopterin cofactor-binding domain-containing protein, which translates to MAIIKTSYNRRSFLKSSLLAGGGMMISFNWLASCQSPSEKELSNIPKEWFEFNGYVKIADNGLITLMSPNPEGGQNVKTSMPMIVAEELDINWEEVVVEQASLNTELYSRQFIGGSQAIRQSWKGLRIAGASARHMLREAAAQAWQVPVEEVTTEMGTLLHKKSGKSASYGELASTAVKLPVPEEVNLKDIQDFKIIGTSKKNIDAQNIVTGKPLFGIDTYKEGMLIAMIVHPPAFGLKLKSIDGSEARKMPGIKDIFSIKIFEDTYEKQFFDTLTFNEVAVIVGNSTWEVMNAKKALQVEFEPISDKTETINRFGRKLSWHTPARLESTTKHLAKMEDMTAKPGEVRRKDGNPEAAFKNASKVIERSYTAPYLAHNCMEPMNFFAHVTSDKAELIGPLQKPELTEQALSARLGMPVENIDIKMTRLGGGYGRRSYAHWLIEAALISQKMNAPIKLIYSREDDMTSGIYRSTYHATYRAALDENNNLIAFHVKAGGIPESPLYADRFPAGAVDNYLAEEWAVDSNLTVGSFRAPRSNFMASAEQSFLDEVAEEAGKDPFDFRLELLEKAKNNPVGEKNDYDAARYAGVLELLREKSGWDQKPEGVHRGLSAYFCHNTYAAEVLDMKIENGKPSIENVCCAVDCGIVVNPDAATNLIEGAIVDGIGNALYGGLTFKDGVPDKNNFHQYRMIRMREAPKSIDVHFAQNTIDPTGLGEPAFPPVFAAVANALYQSTGKRFYKQPFEV; encoded by the coding sequence ATGGCAATCATAAAAACATCTTACAACAGGCGTTCCTTTTTAAAAAGCTCCCTCCTTGCTGGAGGTGGAATGATGATCAGCTTCAACTGGCTGGCATCTTGCCAAAGCCCTTCTGAAAAAGAGCTTTCCAACATACCCAAAGAATGGTTCGAATTCAATGGCTACGTAAAAATTGCCGATAACGGGCTCATCACCCTTATGTCGCCCAACCCCGAAGGTGGACAGAATGTAAAAACTTCTATGCCCATGATAGTGGCAGAAGAACTGGATATAAACTGGGAAGAGGTGGTGGTAGAACAAGCTTCCTTAAACACAGAATTATACAGCCGGCAGTTTATAGGAGGCAGCCAAGCCATCCGCCAGAGCTGGAAGGGGTTGAGAATAGCTGGCGCATCGGCTCGTCATATGTTACGTGAAGCCGCAGCTCAAGCTTGGCAAGTCCCCGTAGAAGAAGTCACTACCGAAATGGGCACATTGCTGCACAAAAAAAGTGGTAAATCAGCAAGCTATGGCGAATTGGCTTCGACCGCAGTCAAACTCCCTGTTCCCGAAGAAGTGAACTTGAAAGACATTCAAGATTTCAAGATCATTGGCACTTCCAAAAAGAATATTGATGCACAGAACATTGTAACCGGAAAACCACTGTTCGGCATTGACACCTACAAGGAAGGAATGCTAATTGCCATGATTGTTCATCCGCCAGCTTTTGGTTTGAAACTGAAATCAATAGACGGTTCGGAAGCAAGAAAAATGCCTGGCATAAAAGATATTTTCTCTATTAAAATATTTGAAGATACCTACGAAAAGCAATTTTTCGATACCCTTACCTTCAATGAGGTTGCGGTTATAGTCGGCAACTCTACTTGGGAAGTAATGAACGCAAAAAAAGCGCTCCAAGTAGAGTTTGAACCTATTTCGGATAAGACGGAAACAATTAACCGCTTTGGCAGGAAACTTAGCTGGCATACACCTGCCAGATTAGAAAGCACAACAAAACATTTGGCTAAAATGGAAGATATGACCGCTAAGCCAGGGGAAGTCCGCAGGAAAGATGGCAACCCAGAAGCCGCTTTCAAGAATGCCAGCAAGGTCATTGAGCGAAGCTACACCGCCCCTTACCTAGCCCATAACTGTATGGAACCCATGAATTTCTTTGCCCATGTGACTAGCGACAAAGCAGAATTGATAGGGCCTCTCCAAAAGCCAGAACTCACCGAGCAAGCTTTATCCGCTCGCCTCGGAATGCCTGTGGAAAATATCGATATAAAAATGACTCGCTTGGGCGGAGGCTACGGTCGCCGCTCGTATGCCCACTGGCTGATAGAAGCTGCACTTATCTCACAAAAAATGAATGCGCCTATCAAGCTTATCTATTCCCGAGAAGATGACATGACCTCTGGTATTTATCGCTCTACATATCATGCCACTTACCGCGCAGCTCTGGACGAGAACAACAACCTGATCGCTTTCCATGTGAAAGCTGGCGGGATTCCGGAAAGCCCTCTTTATGCCGACCGCTTCCCTGCCGGTGCTGTGGACAATTACCTCGCTGAAGAATGGGCGGTTGACAGCAACTTAACCGTCGGCTCTTTCCGTGCCCCACGCTCTAACTTTATGGCAAGTGCCGAACAATCCTTTCTGGACGAAGTGGCCGAGGAAGCTGGCAAAGACCCTTTCGATTTTCGGTTAGAACTTTTGGAGAAGGCAAAAAACAATCCTGTTGGGGAAAAGAATGATTATGATGCAGCTCGATATGCAGGTGTACTGGAACTTCTCCGTGAAAAATCGGGCTGGGATCAAAAGCCTGAGGGTGTTCACCGTGGGCTTTCTGCCTACTTCTGCCATAACACCTACGCTGCGGAAGTGTTAGATATGAAAATAGAAAACGGCAAGCCTTCGATAGAAAATGTTTGCTGTGCAGTTGATTGCGGAATTGTGGTCAACCCAGATGCTGCCACCAACCTGATAGAAGGGGCAATTGTAGATGGGATTGGAAATGCACTGTATGGAGGACTGACTTTTAAAGATGGCGTGCCTGATAAAAACAACTTCCATCAGTACCGAATGATAAGGATGCGGGAAGCCCCCAAATCAATCGATGTTCATTTTGCCCAAAACACAATTGACCCTACAGGTTTGGGCGAACCTGCCTTCCCTCCTGTTTTTGCTGCGGTTGCCAATGCACTATACCAATCTACAGGGAAGCGTTTTTATAAACAGCCTTTTGAGGTATAG
- the mazG gene encoding nucleoside triphosphate pyrophosphohydrolase, whose translation MPNNSTDEKLDAFGRLLKIMDELREQCPWDKKQTLDSLRYLSIEELYELSDAILEKDYEEIKKEIGDLMLHMVFYAKIASEEGKFDIADVLHGICDKLVARHPHIYGDVEVSSDDDVKRNWELLKLKEKGNKGILSGVPQSLPAVVKAMRIQEKARGAGFDWEKKEQVWEKVEEEMQEFHEEFKAEEGGFSKEKAEAEFGDLLFSLINYARFVDIDPETALEKTNKKFIKRFEHLEKASAEDGKKMGEMSLEEMDKYWNDAKKLP comes from the coding sequence ATGCCCAATAACTCTACTGATGAAAAACTAGATGCTTTTGGTCGCCTACTCAAGATTATGGATGAGCTGCGGGAGCAATGTCCTTGGGACAAAAAACAAACGCTAGATTCCTTGCGCTACCTGAGCATAGAAGAACTTTATGAGCTTTCAGATGCCATTTTGGAGAAGGACTATGAGGAAATAAAAAAGGAAATAGGCGACCTAATGTTGCACATGGTGTTTTATGCCAAGATAGCCTCGGAAGAAGGTAAGTTTGATATCGCTGATGTGCTCCATGGGATTTGCGATAAGCTAGTGGCGAGGCATCCTCATATTTACGGAGATGTAGAGGTTAGTTCGGACGATGACGTGAAGCGGAATTGGGAGTTGCTGAAGCTAAAAGAAAAGGGGAATAAGGGGATATTGAGCGGAGTGCCCCAGTCTTTGCCAGCCGTGGTAAAGGCGATGCGGATTCAGGAAAAAGCGAGGGGAGCAGGGTTTGATTGGGAGAAAAAGGAGCAGGTTTGGGAGAAAGTGGAGGAGGAAATGCAGGAGTTCCATGAGGAATTTAAAGCAGAGGAGGGCGGCTTTTCGAAGGAAAAGGCCGAAGCAGAGTTTGGTGACTTGTTGTTCTCTCTCATCAACTACGCTCGCTTTGTAGATATCGACCCTGAAACGGCGCTGGAAAAAACCAATAAGAAATTTATCAAGCGCTTTGAGCACCTCGAAAAAGCTTCGGCAGAAGATGGCAAGAAAATGGGGGAGATGAGCCTTGAAGAGATGGATAAGTACTGGAACGATGCGAAGAAGTTGCCATAA
- a CDS encoding succinylglutamate desuccinylase/aspartoacylase family protein, whose protein sequence is MKGTSSKKFSILGREIQKGERVVLEMEVAKLHTRNSLRIPVIIERAIHDGPVLLLMGGVHGDETNGVAIVREIIRKGYNKPKNGTIICIPVFNVFGYLNQHREFPDGRDLNRVFPGSKNGSLAAQFAYKFTKEIAPFVDYILDFHTGGAGRDNYPNIRCVLTQERNVELAKIFGAPLIVNSSYIHKSIRETMDKMGKTILLYEGGKSLDLDPYVISCGVKGALNVMRYLHMQKGNTRKGAPMVIKKSKWVRAPHSGIFQSLIKNGSKVKNKALIGRISDPYGEFERNVYAPFDCFVFGLNTAPIVYKGDALFHVSTEVE, encoded by the coding sequence TTGAAAGGAACGTCTAGCAAAAAGTTTTCTATACTGGGTAGAGAAATACAAAAAGGGGAGCGTGTGGTGCTTGAGATGGAAGTTGCTAAACTCCATACGAGAAATAGCCTGCGCATTCCAGTAATTATAGAACGGGCTATCCACGATGGCCCTGTTTTGCTGCTCATGGGAGGAGTACACGGCGACGAGACAAATGGGGTGGCCATTGTTCGTGAAATAATCAGGAAAGGATACAACAAGCCTAAAAATGGGACTATAATATGCATCCCTGTTTTCAATGTGTTTGGATATCTGAACCAGCACAGGGAATTTCCCGATGGCAGGGATTTAAACCGGGTATTTCCCGGCTCAAAAAACGGTTCGTTGGCAGCACAATTCGCCTACAAATTCACAAAGGAAATAGCTCCTTTCGTAGACTATATACTAGACTTCCACACAGGAGGGGCCGGAAGAGACAACTACCCAAACATCAGGTGTGTGCTTACGCAAGAGCGAAACGTAGAGCTTGCCAAAATTTTTGGCGCTCCACTTATCGTCAATTCTTCCTATATCCATAAATCTATAAGAGAAACCATGGATAAAATGGGCAAGACTATTTTGCTTTATGAAGGGGGGAAATCTCTTGATCTTGATCCCTATGTGATCAGTTGTGGCGTAAAAGGGGCGTTGAACGTAATGCGATATTTGCACATGCAAAAAGGTAATACCAGAAAAGGAGCCCCCATGGTCATTAAAAAAAGCAAATGGGTACGCGCGCCTCATTCCGGAATATTTCAATCCCTCATCAAAAATGGTTCAAAAGTAAAAAACAAAGCTCTCATCGGACGCATTTCAGATCCTTATGGTGAGTTTGAACGAAACGTCTATGCCCCTTTCGACTGTTTTGTTTTCGGCTTAAACACCGCCCCTATTGTGTATAAAGGCGATGCTTTATTTCATGTAAGCACCGAAGTAGAATAA
- the rimK gene encoding 30S ribosomal protein S6--L-glutamate ligase, translating into MKIAILSRNTKLYSTKRLVEAAEAKGHEAIVVDHSKCIIELEKKNPRIFYNGNYLEGIDAIIPRIGASVTFYGTAVVRQFEMMRVFSAVESQALVRSRDKLRSLQILARAGVGLPKTVFANYTKDVDHIIDSVGGAPLVLKLLEGTQGLGVVLAETQNAASSVIEAFNGLKARVIAQQFIKESGGADIRAFVVDGIVVGAMKRQGKEGEFRSNLHRGGSASIIELSDQEELTAIKAARAMGLGVAGVDMLQSSSGPLVLEVNSSPGLEGIEAATKKDIAKEIIKYLERNV; encoded by the coding sequence ATGAAGATTGCAATCTTATCCAGAAATACAAAATTGTATTCTACTAAAAGGCTAGTAGAAGCAGCAGAAGCAAAAGGCCACGAAGCAATAGTGGTAGATCATTCGAAGTGTATTATCGAATTGGAAAAGAAAAACCCAAGAATATTTTATAATGGTAATTATCTGGAAGGTATCGATGCCATTATTCCAAGAATTGGGGCGTCTGTTACATTTTATGGCACTGCAGTAGTTCGCCAGTTTGAAATGATGCGAGTATTTTCCGCAGTGGAATCGCAGGCCTTGGTCAGGTCCAGAGATAAATTGAGAAGCTTACAAATATTGGCTAGAGCAGGTGTCGGACTGCCTAAAACCGTTTTTGCCAATTATACCAAAGATGTTGACCATATAATAGATTCTGTAGGAGGTGCTCCTTTAGTGTTGAAATTATTGGAAGGCACGCAAGGCCTAGGAGTTGTGCTAGCCGAAACTCAAAATGCTGCCAGTTCAGTAATAGAAGCATTTAATGGGCTGAAAGCCAGGGTGATTGCCCAACAATTTATCAAAGAATCTGGTGGTGCTGATATTCGAGCTTTTGTGGTGGATGGCATAGTTGTAGGCGCAATGAAACGCCAAGGGAAAGAAGGGGAATTTCGCTCAAACCTGCACCGTGGAGGGTCCGCTTCCATCATTGAACTATCGGACCAAGAAGAGCTTACGGCCATAAAAGCAGCTAGGGCAATGGGGCTTGGAGTAGCAGGGGTTGATATGTTACAGTCCTCATCAGGTCCTTTAGTACTCGAAGTCAATTCATCTCCAGGCTTAGAAGGTATTGAGGCTGCTACCAAAAAAGATATTGCAAAGGAAATCATAAAATACCTTGAAAGGAACGTCTAG
- a CDS encoding RimK/LysX family protein, with amino-acid sequence MKTIGRIDKADFPELHLKNIQLKVDTGAYTSSIHSHDIKEVEEDGVKYIEFKLLDPSHQKYNHKAFKVHNYKEKAVKSSFGSVEDRFVIKTNILIFEQEYPIELSLSERSNMKYPILLGRKFLSEKFVVDTSLKNISFRVKQEKIKKKKH; translated from the coding sequence ATGAAGACAATAGGAAGAATAGACAAAGCAGACTTTCCAGAATTACACCTAAAAAACATCCAATTAAAAGTTGACACGGGCGCCTATACTTCCTCCATACATAGTCATGATATTAAAGAAGTTGAAGAAGATGGGGTAAAATATATAGAGTTCAAACTATTGGACCCTTCTCATCAGAAATACAATCACAAAGCATTTAAGGTGCATAATTATAAGGAAAAAGCTGTAAAAAGTTCATTTGGTTCTGTTGAGGATCGGTTCGTCATCAAGACCAATATTTTGATTTTTGAACAGGAATATCCTATCGAACTATCTTTAAGTGAAAGAAGCAACATGAAATATCCTATATTGCTCGGGAGAAAGTTTCTAAGCGAGAAATTTGTTGTTGACACCTCTTTGAAAAACATCTCCTTCAGAGTGAAACAAGAAAAAATCAAAAAGAAAAAACATTAA
- a CDS encoding fasciclin domain-containing protein produces the protein MKTFQTLFTVKNWKTVLFLLFSLTILSACNDEEDDMPPEEPKVFIADVVGDDNRFTTLLAALNQADLASTFAAEGTFTVFAPTDEAFEAYLTKKGLTADQLLASDQLDEILKYHVVSGTAAMSTDLTNGAVPTLNGDAFVNVNNGVIINGIATVTQADVETDNGIIHVIDNVLEPASGSIVEIAVGNPNFSTLVSLLQKYDLVDALSADGPYTVFAPTNEAFKAIETAIEGKSDAEIKDILLFHVIGARAFSSDLSSTDFATLNARKPLSVDLSSGITLNNQLNVQPASANILATNGVIHVVDEVLLPKRTVVDVALYNESFSSLVAALTKAELVETLDMAENITVFAPTNTALDAAIQSLGFSGVDDPTLTKEALTPILTYHVLGLDAPALSSDLVDGKFYPTLNGGAIKFDANGLDLVDANDNMIPLNAGLLDIEESNGVVHVIDGVLLPPSKNIVEVALGLNPEFSTLVSLLQRVSLEELLDDEGPFTVFAPTNKAFEDLGINPDDLTDAQLTEILSYHVVSGRAFSTDLSNGDVQTLLTDAKVTVEIGSGVVLKDGNNDSPDATVIIPNVQATNGVIHAIDKVILPN, from the coding sequence ATGAAAACGTTTCAAACACTATTTACCGTCAAGAATTGGAAGACCGTTTTATTCCTATTATTCTCACTCACTATTCTGAGTGCATGCAACGACGAAGAAGACGACATGCCACCAGAAGAACCAAAAGTATTTATTGCCGATGTGGTAGGTGATGATAATAGGTTTACTACTTTACTAGCTGCACTAAACCAAGCCGACTTAGCTTCAACATTTGCAGCAGAAGGTACTTTTACCGTATTCGCACCAACCGATGAAGCATTTGAAGCTTATCTTACTAAAAAAGGATTAACAGCTGACCAATTGCTTGCTAGTGATCAGTTGGATGAAATATTGAAATACCATGTGGTAAGCGGAACTGCTGCAATGAGCACAGACCTTACCAACGGCGCAGTCCCTACTCTCAATGGCGATGCCTTTGTAAATGTAAACAATGGTGTGATTATTAATGGAATAGCGACTGTAACTCAAGCAGATGTAGAAACCGACAATGGCATTATCCATGTGATTGACAATGTATTAGAACCAGCTTCTGGCTCTATTGTTGAAATTGCCGTTGGTAACCCTAACTTCAGCACACTAGTTTCCCTGTTGCAAAAATATGACTTAGTGGATGCATTGAGCGCAGACGGCCCTTACACAGTATTTGCCCCTACCAACGAGGCTTTTAAAGCAATCGAAACAGCTATAGAAGGAAAAAGTGATGCTGAAATAAAAGACATCCTATTGTTTCACGTAATTGGTGCAAGAGCATTCTCATCTGACCTAAGTTCTACAGACTTTGCAACCTTGAATGCAAGAAAACCATTAAGTGTTGACTTGTCAAGTGGAATCACGCTGAATAATCAATTGAACGTACAACCAGCTTCGGCTAATATACTAGCTACCAATGGTGTTATCCACGTAGTTGATGAAGTATTGTTGCCAAAAAGAACAGTTGTTGATGTTGCTCTTTACAATGAAAGCTTTTCTTCGCTAGTTGCGGCTTTAACAAAAGCTGAGTTAGTTGAGACATTAGATATGGCAGAAAACATTACCGTTTTTGCTCCAACAAATACAGCACTTGACGCAGCTATTCAGTCACTTGGCTTTAGCGGTGTAGATGACCCAACCCTTACCAAAGAAGCATTGACCCCAATCTTGACCTACCACGTACTTGGGTTAGACGCTCCGGCACTTTCTTCTGACTTAGTAGATGGTAAATTCTACCCTACACTTAATGGCGGCGCTATCAAATTTGATGCAAATGGATTGGATCTAGTAGACGCAAATGACAACATGATTCCGCTAAACGCTGGTTTGCTTGATATCGAAGAGTCAAACGGCGTGGTTCATGTGATAGATGGCGTGTTGCTTCCTCCATCTAAAAACATTGTAGAAGTAGCATTAGGCCTTAACCCTGAGTTCTCTACGCTAGTAAGCTTGCTACAGAGAGTTAGCCTAGAAGAATTACTAGACGACGAGGGACCATTCACCGTGTTTGCCCCAACCAACAAAGCGTTCGAAGATTTAGGTATTAATCCTGATGACCTTACAGATGCTCAATTGACTGAAATATTGTCTTACCACGTAGTTTCAGGAAGGGCATTCTCAACAGATCTTAGCAATGGAGATGTTCAAACTTTACTTACTGATGCAAAAGTAACCGTGGAAATAGGGTCAGGTGTTGTATTGAAAGATGGCAACAACGATTCGCCAGATGCTACGGTAATCATACCTAATGTACAAGCGACCAATGGTGTAATCCATGCGATAGATAAGGTGATTTTACCTAACTAA